A genome region from Ralstonia solanacearum K60 includes the following:
- a CDS encoding inclusion body family protein yields the protein MAEAHTPARGKVGADASQHLTINVMTTMNVDAILAGNSNLSKDPIHPTAIGHAYIYMVSDDPRGWSTGSDPGNITLNAHVEDTLSFYCTSTSGNSDSAAFIYALSGGGTVLNPSHVNVITLQGAAQPTAPNGYPFKNVPESFSRCDALVGAQGTAQNFWACAALFTVDDNNENQVLAGYVTWDPTVIVA from the coding sequence ATGGCAGAAGCACATACACCAGCTCGAGGCAAGGTCGGGGCAGATGCCAGCCAGCACCTGACCATCAACGTGATGACAACGATGAACGTCGATGCCATCCTCGCGGGCAATTCGAATCTGAGCAAAGACCCGATTCACCCCACCGCGATCGGGCACGCCTACATTTACATGGTTTCCGATGACCCGCGCGGCTGGAGCACCGGAAGCGACCCCGGCAATATCACGCTCAATGCCCACGTCGAGGACACCCTGTCGTTCTACTGCACCAGCACCTCCGGCAATTCGGACAGCGCGGCCTTTATCTACGCGCTGTCGGGCGGTGGGACCGTTCTCAACCCATCGCATGTCAACGTCATCACGCTTCAGGGCGCGGCCCAGCCGACGGCTCCCAACGGCTATCCGTTCAAGAATGTCCCGGAAAGCTTTTCCAGGTGCGATGCCCTGGTCGGCGCCCAGGGAACGGCCCAGAATTTCTGGGCTTGCGCCGCGCTGTTCACCGTGGACGACAACAACGAAAATCAAGTGCTGGCCGGATACGTTACCTGGGATCCGACCGTGATCGTCGCTTGA
- a CDS encoding DUF3857 domain-containing transglutaminase family protein has product MKNSVSPGRVLVLSAAALALPCAAQTSAPAAPAAMERPAQDPAVRVVSYNESHVIGLDGKDVSTVAVSVQVLKTGALESAKQHTLSFSRSAQKVDVLEAYTLKANGRRVPVPRASWQMRKDEGRKGATAMFSDYSSIGLIFPDLAVGDSTVLKYRTSTVEPLFPGKLSIDRSFARSLAIDHAVVSVDAPAAMRLQYAARDVQESAVVKGGRQHLTWTWENKVPQLTDRNDWSVVDPEAEPGVALSSFTDWTDLARSYVERATPKAAVTPRVRQLAAQIVGERGAVEDKAHAIYDWVSQNISYGGNCVGIGAVVPRDLDVVLDAKMGDCKDHATLMQALLAAQGIASEQVLVNSGNVYKLPKIVVASTVNHVINYLPELKLFVDATDGGTVFGRLPVADQGKPVLSAASDVPTRTPVDKGDNTQVLSSRLRIDNDGSVEGDMVVRVTGRFAERARQRLLDVGKDTQARFIREVFRRYGLEADGTFEFDDPRPLVAQFSYRGTFKVKKAVRYPGSGGFEISPWLYTEAAVGRFAEQALLPVEPQDTVCLPGASTEEYVITLPEKLQVLSLPEGAKVDTELLSYESRYSLDGRVLKVNRTLSDRSPAMICSADVSTRISEALRPVLDDTRQQLLYK; this is encoded by the coding sequence ATGAAAAATTCAGTCTCGCCGGGGCGCGTCCTCGTATTGTCGGCGGCCGCGTTGGCTTTGCCGTGCGCTGCTCAGACCTCGGCTCCGGCCGCACCGGCCGCAATGGAGCGGCCGGCCCAGGATCCGGCCGTTCGGGTCGTGTCTTACAACGAAAGCCACGTCATTGGACTTGATGGCAAAGACGTCTCCACGGTCGCGGTGTCGGTGCAGGTGCTGAAGACCGGCGCGCTCGAAAGCGCCAAGCAGCATACGCTCAGCTTCAGTCGCAGCGCGCAGAAAGTCGACGTGCTCGAGGCCTATACGCTGAAGGCCAATGGACGCCGCGTTCCTGTGCCGCGGGCAAGCTGGCAGATGCGCAAGGACGAGGGGCGCAAGGGTGCGACGGCGATGTTCTCGGATTACAGCAGCATCGGTTTGATCTTCCCGGATCTGGCCGTGGGAGATAGCACGGTGCTGAAGTACCGCACCTCTACAGTCGAGCCGCTCTTTCCCGGCAAGCTTTCGATCGACCGGAGTTTCGCGCGGAGCCTGGCCATCGATCATGCTGTCGTCAGCGTGGATGCACCGGCGGCCATGCGCTTGCAATACGCCGCGCGTGATGTGCAGGAAAGCGCTGTGGTCAAGGGCGGGCGCCAGCATTTGACCTGGACCTGGGAGAACAAGGTGCCCCAGCTCACCGATCGCAATGACTGGTCGGTGGTTGATCCGGAAGCTGAGCCCGGGGTTGCGTTGAGCAGCTTCACCGACTGGACCGATCTGGCCCGAAGCTATGTCGAGCGCGCCACGCCAAAGGCGGCAGTGACGCCGCGCGTGCGTCAGCTCGCCGCACAGATCGTGGGCGAGCGCGGCGCGGTTGAAGACAAGGCCCACGCCATTTACGACTGGGTCAGCCAGAACATCAGCTATGGCGGCAACTGCGTGGGAATCGGTGCCGTTGTCCCCCGTGACCTGGATGTCGTCCTCGACGCGAAGATGGGCGACTGCAAGGATCACGCGACGCTTATGCAAGCCTTGCTGGCAGCCCAAGGCATTGCCAGCGAACAAGTGCTCGTCAATTCGGGCAATGTCTACAAGCTGCCCAAGATCGTCGTGGCTTCGACGGTCAACCATGTCATCAACTACCTGCCGGAACTCAAGCTTTTCGTGGATGCCACGGACGGCGGCACCGTGTTTGGCCGGCTGCCGGTGGCGGACCAGGGCAAGCCGGTGCTGAGCGCGGCATCGGATGTGCCGACCCGCACTCCGGTCGACAAGGGCGATAACACCCAGGTTCTGAGCTCGCGCCTGCGTATCGACAACGATGGCTCTGTCGAGGGGGACATGGTTGTGCGGGTGACCGGGCGGTTTGCCGAGCGGGCACGCCAGCGCCTGCTCGATGTCGGCAAAGATACACAGGCACGCTTCATTCGCGAAGTGTTCCGCCGCTATGGCCTGGAGGCCGATGGCACCTTTGAGTTCGACGACCCGCGTCCGCTGGTGGCCCAGTTTTCCTACAGGGGCACGTTCAAGGTGAAAAAGGCTGTCCGCTATCCCGGATCGGGCGGGTTCGAAATCAGTCCTTGGCTGTATACCGAGGCGGCGGTGGGCCGTTTTGCCGAGCAAGCCTTGCTGCCGGTGGAGCCACAGGATACCGTTTGCCTGCCCGGTGCCAGCACGGAGGAATACGTCATCACGCTGCCCGAGAAGTTGCAAGTGCTGTCGCTGCCCGAGGGGGCAAAGGTGGATACGGAGTTGCTCAGCTACGAAAGCCGCTATTCACTGGACGGCCGAGTGTTGAAGGTCAACCGCACGCTGAGCGACCGCAGCCCTGCCATGATTTGCTCGGCCGACGTTTCGACACGCATCAGCGAGGCTCTGCGCCCCGTTCTCGACGACACGCGTCAGCAATTGCTCTACAAGTAA
- a CDS encoding FAD:protein FMN transferase: MPSPSSKLRRARPLLGTLVDITARGPDTVLQAALDAAFAAIERVQRLMSFHAEDSDVSRINAADAGAEVCVDAQTYCVLERAVALGELSDGAFDIATAGVLVKQGFLPRHAGVRHPAPGATFRDLILQAGHRVQWRRKGWIDLGGIAKGYAVDCAIAALRAHRVDSGVVNAGGDLRCFGRAEPIHARRPDAPATLVPLGWLHDLAIATSSGYFAGVERDGRQIDPLVDPGRQACAVWEDSISVVAADCMTADALTKVVRLAQRRAPEMLDRFNAQAVVVSAQAIGLCGAPLLQRTGTP, translated from the coding sequence ATGCCGTCGCCCTCAAGTAAGCTGCGCCGCGCCCGGCCGCTGCTCGGGACCCTGGTCGACATCACGGCCAGGGGGCCGGACACGGTCTTGCAAGCCGCGCTCGACGCGGCGTTCGCGGCCATCGAACGCGTGCAGCGGCTGATGAGCTTTCACGCGGAAGACAGCGACGTCTCCCGCATCAACGCCGCCGATGCGGGCGCCGAGGTCTGCGTCGACGCGCAGACGTATTGCGTCCTGGAGCGCGCCGTGGCGTTGGGCGAGCTGTCCGATGGCGCGTTCGACATCGCCACCGCGGGCGTGCTGGTGAAGCAGGGCTTTCTGCCGCGACACGCCGGCGTGCGGCATCCCGCGCCGGGCGCGACCTTCCGGGATCTCATCCTGCAGGCGGGCCACCGGGTGCAATGGCGCCGCAAGGGCTGGATCGACCTGGGCGGCATCGCCAAGGGGTACGCCGTCGATTGCGCGATCGCGGCGCTGCGGGCCCATCGCGTGGACAGCGGCGTCGTCAATGCCGGCGGCGACCTGCGCTGCTTCGGCCGGGCGGAGCCGATCCATGCGCGCCGGCCGGATGCGCCCGCCACGCTGGTGCCGCTGGGCTGGCTGCACGACCTGGCGATCGCGACATCCAGCGGCTATTTCGCCGGCGTCGAGCGCGATGGCCGGCAGATCGATCCGCTGGTCGATCCCGGTCGGCAAGCCTGCGCTGTCTGGGAAGACAGCATCAGCGTGGTGGCCGCCGACTGCATGACGGCAGATGCGCTGACCAAGGTGGTGCGCCTCGCGCAGCGGCGCGCGCCCGAGATGCTCGATCGTTTCAACGCGCAGGCCGTGGTCGTCAGCGCGCAGGCCATCGGCCTGTGCGGTGCCCCGCTGCTGCAAAGGACCGGCACACCATGA
- a CDS encoding DUF4288 domain-containing protein, producing the protein MQTKIPFRNHAPHGWWVATYILRAAWDDQAEPVEDEACCAWENTILLQADHRETAYSKAQAFAAEACTEFEDTSDPTRKGKWVLEGLTSLLPIYEEFEDGAEIIWTEYASIPVQKIRSWIRPKERLEAFDDTPGRAELG; encoded by the coding sequence GTGCAGACCAAAATCCCGTTCCGAAATCATGCTCCCCACGGGTGGTGGGTTGCGACGTATATTCTCCGGGCCGCCTGGGACGACCAGGCCGAGCCCGTTGAAGACGAGGCATGCTGCGCCTGGGAAAACACGATTCTCCTGCAGGCGGATCATCGCGAAACCGCCTACTCGAAAGCGCAGGCATTTGCAGCCGAGGCGTGCACGGAATTCGAAGACACCTCGGATCCAACCCGAAAAGGGAAATGGGTACTCGAAGGATTGACGAGCCTTCTCCCCATTTATGAGGAATTTGAAGACGGTGCGGAAATCATCTGGACCGAATACGCATCCATTCCGGTGCAAAAAATTCGCTCATGGATTCGCCCCAAGGAACGATTGGAAGCATTTGACGACACGCCCGGGCGCGCTGAGCTCGGGTAA